Sequence from the Nilaparvata lugens isolate BPH chromosome 10, ASM1435652v1, whole genome shotgun sequence genome:
gaaagaatGATACTTTTATGAGTTTCTTCTCACTCTACGCTACACTGAAATACCTCCTATCTCCAAATTCTAAATCCAAGACACGAATGTGTATTGTTCACGTCAGCTCAGCGTAGCTTTCAATATTGGGAGATTGGACGGCTAcatctttggtagagagttagtgggaaggatatttttaatattctttccgaagaatggacattgatatgtccaaagctccgccaatttatgtagatgcataacaatataattatctacagttattatattacaaattgctttttcatatcatatacagttcaataattattttctagtcTATATTtcgtaaattcatctataattttgctgtattataagataattatctatagttattatattacaaattgctttttcatatcatatacagttcaataattattttcttagtctatatttcgtaaattcatctataattttgctgtattgtaagctattgtatataagtgtataagccagtatatatattgcaatctacataaataaagtactcaatctcTCGAACACGGATTTCAGCGTAGCGTAaggtgggttttcgtttgtgcgtaaacttctgCAGTCGAAGACGACAGGCATTGTTGTCTGATATTCACCCTGtggtggtcgacgacggcatttatgCACAAACCAAAACACACCTTATGTTTGAAGAGGCCTTATAATGGTTGTGCTCCAACAGCTTCTATAGTCTCATTCTCCAACCATTAAGATTATGAAGTTGTAGACAGCTTATGCTATCtcttagggccaagccacatgaaacGTTTACACAGGCGTTCTTGCACTGGCGGCGGACGAGTCGGCAAGGCAGgaagctctacgattggctgattgggttgccgttcgggaatcagctagGCTATTATCAGATTATCAccataattcatttttatcattcataattttcaatgtgGTAATGTttctatcaaatattttatcCAATCACCTGTGTAGAGGATTATTTGTAGAGAATTAGAGAAAATTATTTGTAGTAAGAAGTCATTCAACAGGAAGAAGGTCATAAGGaattgtgaaggaagagttttgtttggattcgtatttggagattgatcaatctaataaattcaaaattgtagtagatacattttttggacttaaaattgtgtacgaattatgatttaagttacgtaagtagcataacctttagactgtgtattccaaattaaggtttgaagcagttttgggcaaatgcctgttgtttttacctgaattgtatttacatgtgaataaataaataaataaataagagttGTGACTGCTCCAAACTGTAGGGAATACTACCGGAGCCGTTATTTCAAACGACTATGAAACGAAAACTTGGCTATGGGCTTCATTAAATAGCCGAATATTTGATCATTATTTCGTGTGATATATCGATTAAATTCTATGAATTATCGAATTCCTTGTATTTTCCATGTTGATTCCTGTTATCAAAGATGTCATTGATATGAAATCTCGAAGGTTTTTGAAAAAAGATTTGAGAAAATTATGATTGTTTATTTGATTGCATAATCATAGGAACCCTAGCACAActagataagataataattatgatatcatagagaaacaatagcataagtagatatcccatggtatagggcgttcatgtcgcaacttttactgttatctcaagccgatatttcatgtaattctttcccgtgaagctgtgtgacactggtagtctctcatattgtgccgttcatacactctcaccgcAACAACAACACAGAagaattcgacaataatcaacagtaatcggcttgagataacagtaaaagttgcgacataaacgccctatatcatgggttatctactcacgctattgtttctctatgatgatataCATTCATTCAACACAGTAGCATGTGTGATTGTCTCTTAatcctggttttcactagtagagttagtggtcgagtgaCTGGCAtgctaactctaccgagctaactccactctacttacttggtcgttTTCACTTcgattgagaatagtaggtaaagtgtgttgtctagtgaacagaactaatcTTGAAATGTAATAATGTACTAATCTCTTTTATGTACTCTACTCTAGagtgactctactctactagctcgagactgtttcaTTAGAATAGTAGTGGTacagtagagtgagaagcggtggtagagtactatcccaagGTGCTATACCACTCTACTCTCCTCAAAACTAGTACTCCACTatgaatgtttttttattgggagagttcacaagacagttagtacttgcccagggaactctaccattAACTCCACTAATTGAAACCAGGTTTTACTGATAAGCAGTTACTAGGTAAACTTTGCTATCTAGTAACTGAACAATTTATTTACCTATGTATTCACTTACTTTGTGAGGTTGCTTAtattttttggcaaataaactgaatttattgaccgaagcgaagctgatgtcttagtttcgactcgatcggcttttgtctgtttgtttgtttgtttgtaccgcagttacagtcgcagttattgtccgatttggatgaaatttggtatgcaattACTTTGAAAAAAGGCACAGATACGTATGTGTAGcgatttttggtaagacctccggtttttttgtaatatttaaaaaaccgtaGAATAATCTCAAAagtatctttgaagatacagcaactcatgttcctactttttcgcatttgtgcatttttgtgtcgctctacagtgtcaagtcttttgttttccttttggtatgagatcggagaccgatttgtgagcattaacattctgcataggcataacaagccataacaagccataacattgaatccacttttcatgaaaaacatcattagtaACCTCCTGTCTGTCATCAAcgaacccatcttatttagaatcattttccatctcaccatcgtctgtgagacgattcatcatctaaattgcctactgcatattccatttttccgtcagttgaccgatttcttataattaattattagaaaagttgtaatatatgtttatattgtgaatatggagacgatataaaggtacctccttgataaggcCGGTatccctgcaaacagtgtctctagcactttcaatggagaaaataatagatgacatggctaaatctacACAATAATATAGTGTacttactggcccttctcattagattgagagTTGTaatcatgagcgaggtctactgttcgcagaactactagtataattggTTTTCTATTCTAGAGGAGCTATGCCACCCCAGCCCATGCGGCGCAAACACACAGTGCAAGGTGGTGAACGATCGTCCAGTGTGCACCTGTCTTCCGGGCTACTTCGGTTCGCCCCTGCAAGGATGTCGTCACGAATGTGACTCTGACGCAGACTGTGGTCCCAGCCAGGCTTGCTCCAACTTCAAGTGCACCTCGCCCTGTGCCTCGGGCGCATGCGCACCTACTGCCAACTGTGAAGTGCGCAATCATCGTGCTATATGCTCCTGTCCACCGGTTAGTTCaacaatataaatttaaatatcttcaTTCACAAATAAGTTGCTACtggaattgaaatagaaataagatCGGTCATCGTACAGAAAACCCCAttagggttaagtgtaagagagggccgactgcgccctaacttcgccctcccaggtataaaataaaggcagtcattctattctattctattctattctattattccgGCCAGGGTGGTCTTGTGGTAAGGAGCATTGTAAACTTCGGTCTGCCAGCACCAcctggttcgtgggttcgaatatCGCCGATTGCATGGAAGTTACAACATCTCAATTTACCTACACACATTCAACGcatgcacaagcaaaaagctcatgtgggcatcatccacaatgaataaaatagaaaaattaaaataaaattcgaGAATATGCTGGTTCAGATCTCtggtttgttgaatgagaattagTTGTCAGACAGTATGATAACCCTGGCAAGGTAGAACGTTGATAACAATCTCAACAAATCATTCACCAATCAATCACAAGAAAtcattgacaaatccttatacacCTCATGTAGACGGTCAGAAGGATTCTgaagaatgaattgaaataaaattaaaccatTAGGGCTGAAGACACTTTGCATATCTTACATTTTATTTGCACTTCTTCTCTCCTTTACTGCCATAACTGTGTCATGAAGCTCTCGACACTAGTGGCTCATGGTTCACGACACGACACGACACGACATGACACGACACGACACTGTTGATAtccggtttcaccaagctcggtcaagacatttgaacatgatcTAATCAGGTACAGTACACTTTATAACGAGCGCACTGTAACATATTATAATTCCATGCTGATAATATAGTTTGTATCGTAGATTCCAGTGCACACTTCTCAACCATAAAAATGTTGTACAAATGTATTGACCAAGCTTGGTGAAACCGGGAATAAGTACAAACGCAATTCATTGTAATTTGAACGACATTCATGCACGATATTCTTCGACATAATGAGCACCAAAGTGTTACTCGTCTCTGTGCAGATCGTGACTTAGGCCCATGTTAAAAACGCAGCGTTTTCGCTGTCGTTATGTCGCGTTAACTGGGCAATAGTACTTCCATAGTACGCACTAAGAACGCTGTGTAGAACTCGGTTCAACGTTGCCAACGCCGCGTTAGCGCTCGTATAACGCCTAAgtcattaatttcattattgagCTATCATTTCATAATTTGACATCTTGTGGGACCGGACTGTCTTACTGTTTGCTAGTGATTTGATTGTGTgatgtttgaaaaaatgatgTAATTCAATATATCTCCACAAGTATTTCCTCCCTAGGGCTATTTCAAATCAATGGGTTTCCATCACTGTTTTGTGAGGGACACAGTTCTGTTACAATCATTTggttctctccctatcatttatttGATATTGTGGTTGTGAAAATGAAGTGAATCAATAAATCTTTACTATCACAGTATTTTTTGCCAgggttatttcaaattaatagtgCTTTCCATCACTGTTTTGTGAGGGAAACAGTTTTGTTACAATCATTTGgttttctccctatcatttatttGATATTGTTTTTGTGGAATTAAAGTAGATCAATAAATCTTTACTATCGCAGTATTTGATTGCCAGAgctatttcaaataaatagtttttcATCACTGTTATGTGAGGGAAACAGTTTTGTTACAATCTTTTccttctctccctatcatttatttgattttgtaGTTGTGTAAATAAcgtaaattgaaaattaatcttCACCAGTATTTTTTCCCTGGGGCTATTTCAAATCAATAGTTTTCCACCACTGTTTTGAATTGTGCCTAGAGCTACATCAGATCGATATTTATCCATTACTGTTTTGTGTCTAGGGCTATTTCGGCGACCCATTCGTGTCATGCTCGGCCGAGTGTGTGGTGCACGAGGACTGTCCCTACAACAAGCCGATGTGTTCGGCCTCGCGCTGTGTGAACCCTTGCGCCGGACAGTGCGGCCAGAACGCAGACTGCAATGTGCGAGACCGCACACGAGCCATCTGCAGCTGCCCTAAGGACATGACGGGCGATCCCTTCGTCTACTGTCGGCCCTTCGAGAAACGTCAGTTGCCTCAATATCATATTAACCTTAGACCTTAAACCTTAATCTTTGATGTTAACCAATAACCTACTGTTACAGTAGACTACTTAGATGACTACAGCTCGTTCTATATATTCTAAAATAGTAGAATAGAACTGTTTTTGATTGACAGTTCTTCAATCTGTAGATCCTGGGGTGCCAAATCAAGGCTCTCAGAACATCAAGCCTGGACTGGAACTATTGTAGGACTCTGGTAAGAGGTGTTCCTCCGTTCGGGCTTGTAGTGCTTATAGccttatacaaaataaatagatttgTTTCTCTGCTTATAGTCTTATTCAAGATGGACGTAGTTCAAAATGAGTATACAAGGAAAATTAAGTTGATTTTTGAGACC
This genomic interval carries:
- the LOC120348759 gene encoding keratin-associated protein 5-1; the encoded protein is IDVLADSNDCPGSRTCRDYRCVDVCAGQCGVNAECYARNHIPVCTCPARYTGDPLVSCRQRDPEELCHPSPCGANTQCKVVNDRPVCTCLPGYFGSPLQGCRHECDSDADCGPSQACSNFKCTSPCASGACAPTANCEVRNHRAICSCPPGYFGDPFVSCSAECVVHEDCPYNKPMCSASRCVNPCAGQCGQNADCNVRDRTRAICSCPKDMTGDPFVYCRPFEKRQLPQYHINLCLPGYLGNALSGCQRGECQSDSECRSDQNCINYECKPVCVSQCGVDAICNARNHVAVCTCPPGYSGNALNRCYRDTSSSRSAYSRSRYYY